ACCGAAGAGGGCACGGCGGCGCGTGCGTCCGATCCCGTGCTCACGGCGCGCGGTGGCGCCTTGATGGCCGTGGCGATCACGCGCCCCAGTACGGGAGTCGGCATCACCGGCACACATCAGGTGCCCGTGCGTCGGGGACATGTCGTCGACCCGCGCACGCCCGTCCCACTCGGAGTGCTCGTGATGGGTGGACGGGCCAACGGGCAGCCGTTCAGCGCCGGCGATCGCAAGCTCGCGGTTGCGGTTGGCACGCAGATCGGCACCGCCATGCACAACGCGTCGCTCGTGCGCGCGGCCGTCGAACGCCAGCAACTCGTTCGGGAAATGCGGCTGGCGCACGATCTGCAACTCAAGTTGCTCCCCAAGCCAGCGGTCGTTGGCCCGGAAGCCCGTGCGGCGGCCAGATTGGTGCCCGCGGAGAGCGTCGGTGGCGATTTCTTCCTGTTGGCGCGGCTCGATCGAGATCGCACGGGTGTGCTGATCGGCGATGTCTCCGGACACGGCTATCAGTCGGCGCTCGTGATGGCGCTGGCCCTCAGTGCGGCCGCGATTCACGTACAGGCCGCTTTCGATCCGTCAATTGCGCTGGATGCCGTACGGCGGTCGCTCGACGACGAACTGACGTCCACCGAGATGTCGATCACGATGTGTTATGCCGTGATCGACACGCGGGCTGGTGAGGTGCGCTTCGCCAACGCCGGTCATCCGCATGCGTTTCGCGTCGGCGCCGACGGGCAATGTGTGCGTCTGACCGCGGTGGTGCCGCCCATCGGTTTCAGTGACGCCCCCATCGAGGAGTGCGTGATGTCGTGGCGTCGTGGCGATCGGCTGGTGCTGTTCACGGACGGCATCACCGATGCACGTGATGCGCTCGATCGGCGGCTCGGTGAGGACGCCGTGCTCGACATGCTCGCCACAATGACGCATGGCGAATCGCCAGACGCCATGCTCGACGCGTTGTTCGCGCAGGTAGAATCACATACACGCCGTACTGCGCTGCGCGACGATCTCGCCGCCGTCATCGTGGATCGTCCATTCGAGGAACGCTCGTGAGTCAGAAACATGGATTTGGAACGCGCGGCACACGGCCTCCGCGTCCTGAAGGTGCGCTGCCCGCCGCGCGGAAACGGTTCGGGCAGCACTTCCTCAAGGACGCGCGCGTGCTCGACAGCATCGTGGACGCCCTCGGACCACTCGAAGGGCGTACGGTCGTCGAGATCGGGCCGGGCCGCGGCGCGCTGACCGATCGTCTCGTCGAGCGCGCGGGCAGGGTCATTGCCATCGAACTCGATCGCGATCTCGTGCAGCACCTGCGGACGCGCTATGCCGACATGCCGCACGTCGAGATCGTAGAAGCCGATGTGTTGACCGTCTCCTTGCCGACGCTCGCGGGCGGACCGTATGTGCTGGTTGGCAACGTGCCGTATTACATCACGACGCCGATCATCTTCCACGCGCTCGAACTGCCGCGCCCAGAGGTGGCCGTGTATCTGGTGCAGAAGGAAGTGGCCGAGCGCATGGCGGCACCGCCGGGTGATAAGACCTATGGCGCGCTGAGCGTGAATCTGCAGGCGGTGGTCGACGTGGCGATGGTGCGAAAAGTGCCGCCGTCTGCGTTCAACCCGCCGCCGACCGTCGATTCCGCGGTGGTGCGTGTCACGCCGCGCGCCGTGCCGTCGGTGGAGGCCGAGATCGAAGAGAAGTTTCGCAGCTTCGTGCTGGCGGCCTTCGGACTGCGCCGCAAGCAACTCATCCGCGTGGTGCGCACGGTCGCGTCCCTTGATGCCGAACGCGCGGCGACGGTACTGCAGGAAGCGGGTCTGCCGAACGACGTGCGACCGGAAACGCTCACGCCGGCGGACTTCGCTCGGCTCGTGCGGGTGCTTACGCCGCGCCCTGACTCGCCAGCGAGTTCGTAAGGGCGAACGACAGCCCTTCCAGCTCCATCGCCATATTCACCGACTTCAGTGACACATGCGGCGGCACGGTGATCTGGGCCGGCGCGAAATTCAGAATGGCGCGGATGCCGGCGGCGACCAGACGATCGACCACATCCTGCGCGTCGTCCGACGGAATCGCGAGCACGGCAATGGGGGCCTCTTCCCGCTGAATGTCCCGCGCGAGGTCGGCCATGTCGTGCACGATCGCTTCACCCCACGGCTTCCCGATCTTGGTGGGGTCGTTGTCGTACACGCCCACGATCTTGAAGCCACGCTGGCGAAAGCCACGGTAATTGGCCAGAGCCGCGCCGATCTTGCCGGCGCCGACGATGACGACTTTCCACTCGCGCTCGAGGCCGAGGATTTCCCGAAGGTGCGCCGTCAGTTCATGGACGGGGTAGCCCAACCCGCGCTTGCCGAACGACCCGAAGAACGACAGGTCCTTTCGAACCTGGGCCGGGGTCGTCCCGCAGAGATGTGCCAGTTCGTCACTGGAGGCCGTTTGCTGGCCCTGAGTGTCGAGATCTTCGAGGTACCGCAGGTACATCGAGAGGCGTCGGACGGTCGAATCGGCGATGCGTTTCACGGCAGAGTCGGTGGCTTGTGAAATTCTTCACAAAGTTAGACAGCCCGCGCACGATTTACCAGCGGGGCGGCGTCCGCTCGCTATCTTCCGCCATATGTCTCGCCCCACGACGCTCTCGGCGCGCGCCGCTCAGCGATTGGCGTCCGGTCCCCTCGACCCCGTCACGCTGATGTGCGACGTCTGCAAGGTCGATCGCCTGCAGGCCGACGCCGCCGAACGCATGGCCGTCGCGCTACTCTCCAGCCACCCTGAGTTCGTCCGACTGCCCAGCGGGCATTGGGCGCTGGCGGCGACACCGGCGTCGGCGTCCGCTGTGTCGACCGGCCCCGGGCGCGACGACATCGGCTCCGAGAGCGCGCCGTCCGGCTCACTCCTCGATGTGAACTTCGCCGTCGTCGACGTGGAAACCACCGGGACGAGCCCCATCGCTGGCGACAAGATCACGGAGATCGCGATCGCGCAGGTGCGCGGTGGTGCGGTCGTCGACGTCTACGCGCAACTGGTCAATCCGCAGCGTCCGATTCCGCCGTACATCACGCAGCTCACGCGGATTTCGTGGGAGATGGTGCGCGACCAGCCCACGTTTCGCGAGATCGCGCCCGCGGTGGTGGAACGGCTCGCCGGCCACGTCTTCACGGCCCACAACGCGGCCTTTGACTGGCGCTTCGTCGGCGAAGAACTCGACCGCGGCATCGGTCATCTGCTGGCCGGCCCGAAGCTCTGCACGGTGCGGCTGGCGCGCGTCCTGCTGCCTTCGCTGCCGCGTAAGTCGCTCGACCACGTGACGCGCTACTTTGGCATCGAAATCGAAGCGAGGCACCGGGCCGAGGGCGACGCCGTCGCGACGGCGCAGGCGCTCGTCCGGATGCTGCGCATCGCGGCAGACGAAGGCGTCGACTCCTGGCCCGCGCTCGAGCGCCTGTTGTCCACACCCACGGCCAAGCGTCGACTCACCGCGAGCGATCGCCGCCGTCGCGCGTTCCCGCTTCCTGCTTCCGAGGATTACATCGCGTGAGTTTCCCGCATCCGTTGCTCGACACCCGTACGCTTGGTCGCTGGCGTATCCACGCCATTCAGGCCGGCGGCCAGCAACTCGACGGCGGCGCCATGTTCGGCGTCGTCCCCAAGACGCTTTGGGAGCGTCGCCTGGCGTCCGACGCCAAGAACCGCATTCCGCTCGGCATGCGCTGTCTGCTGGTGGAGCACGATGACGGTTTGGTGCTGATCGACACCGGGCTGGGCAACAAGGAGAATCCGAAGTTCCACGAGATCTACGGCGTTGAGAACGACGGCACCGAAGGACGCACGGCCCTGGAGGATGGGATCCGGGAGGCGGGGTTCACGCCGGACGACGTGCGGCTCGTGATCAATACGCACCTCCATTTTGACCATGCCGGCGGCAACACCTGGCGGAATCCCGCCGGTGACGTGCAGTCGACGTTCCCCAACGCGCGATTCGTCGTCCAGGCCGGCGAGCGTGCCTACGCCGAGCATCCAAACGAGCGGACCTCCGCCAGCTATTTCCCGGCCAACTGGGCGTCGATCGTGGCGGCCGACCGATTTGACTTCATCACGGGCGATCGCGAGATCGTTCCCGGCATTTCGGTACGTCTGACGCCGGGGCACACGCCGCATCATCAAAGTGTCATCCTGCAGTCCGGCGGCGAGACGGCGTGCTTTCTGGGCGACGTCGTTCCCACCTCGCACCACCTGCCGCTCCCTTGGATCATGGGGTACGATGTGGAGCCGTTGGTCACGCTCGAGTCCAAGCGGGCCTTGTTGGCCGACGCCCTGCGCGACGACTGGCTCCTGATCTTCGAGCACGACGCGTCGGTGGGATTCGGACGGGTGATGCACGACGGCAAGAGCTACCAGCTGGCGGAGTGAGTTCGGACTGAATCCAGGGTGAATCGCGTGCGGAACCGGCGGTGCCCCTTGACGTTGTGCCGATGGTGTCTACGTTTCTGAGGTTATCTCTGCCGTAGCAGCTATTCGGCAGGTTCGAACGTGGAAGCGATTCCGTGTTCACAATTGAGAAGCGGGCCGGCAGCGACGCCGGTCCCACCCTTCGGCCCTCGCGTCAGGCTCAGCCCTGCGGAGGTGTGCTGCTGGAGTCGATCGACACCGTGTCTCTCGTTCGCGCCCGTATTGGGTGTCGGGCTGGGAGCTGCACGGTATGCGACGCGGACTCCTCCAGGGGTTCGCGTTTTCTGTTTCTTCTACTGGAGCACGGCCTATTCAGGATT
This region of Gemmatimonas groenlandica genomic DNA includes:
- a CDS encoding redox-sensing transcriptional repressor Rex, with translation MKRIADSTVRRLSMYLRYLEDLDTQGQQTASSDELAHLCGTTPAQVRKDLSFFGSFGKRGLGYPVHELTAHLREILGLEREWKVVIVGAGKIGAALANYRGFRQRGFKIVGVYDNDPTKIGKPWGEAIVHDMADLARDIQREEAPIAVLAIPSDDAQDVVDRLVAAGIRAILNFAPAQITVPPHVSLKSVNMAMELEGLSFALTNSLASQGAA
- a CDS encoding MBL fold metallo-hydrolase; this translates as MSFPHPLLDTRTLGRWRIHAIQAGGQQLDGGAMFGVVPKTLWERRLASDAKNRIPLGMRCLLVEHDDGLVLIDTGLGNKENPKFHEIYGVENDGTEGRTALEDGIREAGFTPDDVRLVINTHLHFDHAGGNTWRNPAGDVQSTFPNARFVVQAGERAYAEHPNERTSASYFPANWASIVAADRFDFITGDREIVPGISVRLTPGHTPHHQSVILQSGGETACFLGDVVPTSHHLPLPWIMGYDVEPLVTLESKRALLADALRDDWLLIFEHDASVGFGRVMHDGKSYQLAE
- a CDS encoding PP2C family protein-serine/threonine phosphatase, giving the protein MIEVAALLAAFLEATGREAAIWERREGEAPALIGASSSTFAARSEPGVGAWDAIAWAQSHGLHAQLVTAGESVGWLFVEKGNSPEAERLLARLVPQVRRLTRERDGATGELVERYEEISLLYAIGELLGGTTSVENVADTLLRELAVTVGATRAVFLQSNRDTGTLVPIATLGLDDVEYPTISFDDVGHIAVTAYRSAGAITEEGTAARASDPVLTARGGALMAVAITRPSTGVGITGTHQVPVRRGHVVDPRTPVPLGVLVMGGRANGQPFSAGDRKLAVAVGTQIGTAMHNASLVRAAVERQQLVREMRLAHDLQLKLLPKPAVVGPEARAAARLVPAESVGGDFFLLARLDRDRTGVLIGDVSGHGYQSALVMALALSAAAIHVQAAFDPSIALDAVRRSLDDELTSTEMSITMCYAVIDTRAGEVRFANAGHPHAFRVGADGQCVRLTAVVPPIGFSDAPIEECVMSWRRGDRLVLFTDGITDARDALDRRLGEDAVLDMLATMTHGESPDAMLDALFAQVESHTRRTALRDDLAAVIVDRPFEERS
- a CDS encoding 3'-5' exonuclease — its product is MSRPTTLSARAAQRLASGPLDPVTLMCDVCKVDRLQADAAERMAVALLSSHPEFVRLPSGHWALAATPASASAVSTGPGRDDIGSESAPSGSLLDVNFAVVDVETTGTSPIAGDKITEIAIAQVRGGAVVDVYAQLVNPQRPIPPYITQLTRISWEMVRDQPTFREIAPAVVERLAGHVFTAHNAAFDWRFVGEELDRGIGHLLAGPKLCTVRLARVLLPSLPRKSLDHVTRYFGIEIEARHRAEGDAVATAQALVRMLRIAADEGVDSWPALERLLSTPTAKRRLTASDRRRRAFPLPASEDYIA
- the rsmA gene encoding 16S rRNA (adenine(1518)-N(6)/adenine(1519)-N(6))-dimethyltransferase RsmA, whose amino-acid sequence is MSQKHGFGTRGTRPPRPEGALPAARKRFGQHFLKDARVLDSIVDALGPLEGRTVVEIGPGRGALTDRLVERAGRVIAIELDRDLVQHLRTRYADMPHVEIVEADVLTVSLPTLAGGPYVLVGNVPYYITTPIIFHALELPRPEVAVYLVQKEVAERMAAPPGDKTYGALSVNLQAVVDVAMVRKVPPSAFNPPPTVDSAVVRVTPRAVPSVEAEIEEKFRSFVLAAFGLRRKQLIRVVRTVASLDAERAATVLQEAGLPNDVRPETLTPADFARLVRVLTPRPDSPASS